One Methanomicrobia archaeon genomic window carries:
- a CDS encoding 50S ribosomal protein L14 — MKGVKAKITKALPTGARLECVDNSGAKVLQIIAVKGYRGVKNRYPKAGVGDMVIITVKKGRPEIKKQILKAVIVRQRKEYRRPSGLRVKFEDNAAVIVDDKGTPKGSEIRGPVAREAVERFSKIASAASIIV, encoded by the coding sequence ATGAAGGGCGTAAAAGCGAAGATAACAAAGGCGTTGCCAACCGGAGCACGGTTAGAATGCGTGGATAATAGCGGTGCGAAGGTATTACAGATAATCGCGGTGAAAGGTTACCGGGGTGTGAAGAACAGGTATCCCAAGGCTGGTGTTGGGGACATGGTGATCATAACGGTGAAGAAAGGCAGGCCAGAGATAAAGAAGCAGATTTTGAAGGCCGTGATCGTGCGGCAGCGTAAGGAGTATCGAAGACCGTCCGGGCTGCGAGTGAAGTTCGAGGACAACGCCGCAGTGATCGTGGATGACAAGGGCACGCCAAAGGGCTCTGAGATACGAGGGCCAGTGGCACGCGAGGCTGTGGAACGGTTCTCGAAGATAGCTTCTGCCGCATCGATAATCGTGTAG
- a CDS encoding 30S ribosomal protein S17, translating into MRDIGINVRVPEKECEDVDCPFHGTLPVRGQILEGVVVSDKAPKTVVVLRSYLKKIAKYERYERRESKIHAHNPPCIHAKVGDTVKIAECRPLSKTKSFVVIEKRQSDHTES; encoded by the coding sequence ATGAGAGATATAGGGATAAATGTCAGGGTACCTGAGAAGGAATGTGAAGACGTCGACTGCCCGTTTCATGGTACATTGCCAGTACGGGGTCAGATATTAGAAGGCGTGGTGGTAAGCGACAAGGCGCCGAAGACGGTCGTTGTGCTGCGATCGTATCTGAAGAAGATCGCGAAATACGAGCGCTATGAGCGGCGGGAATCGAAGATACACGCTCACAACCCGCCCTGTATACATGCGAAAGTGGGCGATACGGTGAAGATCGCGGAATGCCGACCGCTCAGCAAGACGAAGAGCTTTGTGGTGATCGAGAAGAGGCAATCGGACCACACCGAGTCTTAA
- a CDS encoding ribonuclease P protein subunit, producing MRLTPSNLLRHELIGLRLNVEESSNSTVRGLHGTVIDETRNLLIIENERSTEKRVPKAGNQFIFELDDGKLVRVKGDRLISRPEDRIKKA from the coding sequence ATGAGATTGACACCGAGTAACCTGCTGCGGCATGAGCTGATCGGATTGCGATTAAACGTGGAGGAGAGCAGCAATAGTACGGTTCGCGGACTCCATGGTACGGTGATTGATGAGACGCGGAATTTGCTGATTATAGAGAACGAGCGAAGTACTGAGAAGCGCGTGCCAAAAGCCGGAAACCAGTTCATTTTCGAGTTGGACGACGGAAAGCTCGTGCGAGTAAAAGGAGATCGGCTCATTTCAAGACCGGAAGATCGGATAAAGAAGGCGTAA
- a CDS encoding DUF357 domain-containing protein yields the protein MSESDRITKDIALFEESLIEFDSVSLADDEADVVEQAKRYYEDTKYYHEKGDYFTAFGCINYAHGLVDGIRMRRGLLKW from the coding sequence CTGAGCGAATCAGACCGGATAACAAAGGACATAGCACTCTTTGAGGAAAGCCTAATCGAGTTTGATTCGGTATCACTCGCAGACGACGAGGCTGACGTGGTGGAGCAGGCGAAGCGCTATTACGAAGATACGAAGTATTATCACGAAAAGGGCGATTACTTTACGGCGTTCGGCTGTATTAACTACGCGCATGGGCTGGTTGACGGAATAAGGATGCGAAGAGGTTTATTGAAGTGGTAA
- a CDS encoding GNAT family N-acetyltransferase — MAEFSLRKAVESDLEAIIRLWKQNIKTVNTASDIADLFHPFAQYYFVAVQTLEGTGEKLIGFVGGAVRAGHGHISGIAVDPEHRRRKVGEALIKVVEHEFRTATFDTVTLEVRVSNRDAIRFYETQGYQPSCSIKRYYADGEDAFVYAKTI; from the coding sequence ATGGCGGAGTTTAGCCTGAGGAAAGCAGTAGAGTCAGATTTGGAAGCGATTATTCGACTGTGGAAGCAGAACATAAAGACGGTCAATACCGCATCCGATATCGCTGATTTGTTCCATCCGTTCGCACAGTATTACTTCGTGGCCGTTCAGACGTTGGAGGGCACGGGAGAGAAGCTCATTGGTTTTGTCGGCGGTGCAGTACGAGCCGGGCACGGGCATATCTCGGGGATTGCCGTGGATCCGGAACACCGAAGGCGAAAAGTGGGTGAAGCATTGATAAAAGTTGTCGAGCACGAGTTTCGTACCGCTACGTTCGATACCGTCACGTTGGAAGTCAGGGTAAGCAACCGGGATGCGATACGATTTTACGAAACGCAAGGCTACCAGCCGTCATGTAGCATAAAGAGATATTACGCAGATGGCGAGGATGCATTCGTGTACGCAAAGACGATCTGA
- a CDS encoding TIGR00296 family protein: MLTEEEGKAGLRLARAAIEKYLNEHAKLKAPDDLPAIFDEQRGVFVTLNEFGALRGCIGYPYPVFALKEAIIDAAISAAVRDPRFPPVTREEFKEVSIELTVLTLPQVLHIKPAELPNHIEVGRHGLIVKKGLYQGLLLPQVATEYNWTAEEFLCQTCWKAGLPQDAWLESDTAVSTFEGQIFKEEEEDEEE; this comes from the coding sequence ATGCTCACGGAAGAAGAAGGTAAAGCGGGGTTACGGCTTGCACGAGCCGCGATAGAGAAATACCTGAATGAGCACGCCAAGCTCAAAGCGCCTGACGATTTACCTGCAATCTTTGACGAGCAGCGGGGCGTTTTCGTCACGTTGAACGAATTTGGAGCGTTGAGAGGCTGCATTGGCTATCCGTATCCAGTCTTCGCGCTGAAAGAGGCGATCATAGACGCTGCGATCTCCGCTGCAGTGAGGGATCCCCGATTCCCGCCGGTCACCCGGGAGGAATTCAAAGAGGTGAGCATCGAGCTCACGGTACTTACCCTGCCGCAGGTATTGCACATAAAGCCCGCTGAGTTGCCTAACCACATCGAGGTGGGCAGGCATGGCTTGATCGTGAAGAAAGGGCTGTATCAAGGGCTTTTGCTGCCTCAGGTGGCTACCGAGTACAACTGGACCGCAGAGGAGTTCCTGTGCCAGACCTGCTGGAAAGCCGGCTTGCCGCAGGATGCCTGGCTGGAATCAGACACCGCGGTCAGCACATTTGAAGGCCAGATATTTAAAGAAGAGGAAGAGGATGAGGAGGAGTAA
- a CDS encoding right-handed parallel beta-helix repeat-containing protein translates to MKAEKKKAILLEVTAIGVITLFLTLVLAGTVAASPGTTYYVDDGTGDDTRNAVAAQNPATPWKTITHAVATVPAGASLADPNIINVSAGLYDNTTNGETFPITFNNDSISLIGAGAATTIIDGGGATEILDINASNITIEGFTITNGTNGIFSDDFVGFTILDNTFTNLSDGVHFGIDKGFGDSANDNYTIDDICIRGNTFNISDNGFYFSVRLDYDATVTGYTVTIGDFDILDNVFNMVTTDGVDIEDIWVTDLTGGSISMGDVNISGNKFYGGEKGIDFYGGFFTLTNTTVTAGDVVVNDNTFENQTSYAMYIDYYGATEWYGTTTGTCGDLVINGNTITSVTTDAIYIDAYAYFETFEDEASLTVGNLYVEGNEINVSGYGLYVYYLAEYLYNNASIALGDVFINNNTIVSREGYGIELEYNDFGDDMDGNSEVTTDEVHIEENAINAYFDAIYVYYNHVAYEMEENANLSMGDIYVRDNNNISGDDDGVYLYYYDSGVGYDMHGNASAELPSYVITGNTFNVSLNGIYLYNYGNPHGAYDDTLIDFGGFFIDDNTFECGGDGIYLFYEVVCHENYDSSATIIGDITVTGNTFDVDGDGIYLYVYETPYSMDNNATFYFGELFIDDNTFSCEYGIYLEYYETPYEIDLGDSYYSNVIITFDDVIITNNRFYDVDYYAIRIYYDEIGYDLIYNSTLEFGDLLIADNVIDNLTDGDGIDVADNVYSYDESRLTMGMLDILRNEISNVSEDGVKIYYYFDASGNSTQTIGRALIQGNTIDACGWAGVYLYMDLYNASGATVNLGDPLIEENTISDCGDGVDFEDVENATIRRNMIVNNTGSADSGVDLNSGSADNEIYENCFIGNTPYQAVDNGTNNIFTSNFWNDWDGSGAYEIYGTANNSDANPLDECRRGEGPSAPAQLPALTPVGLITLVGVLSAIVVLNIVRRRTREE, encoded by the coding sequence ATGAAAGCTGAAAAGAAGAAAGCGATTTTACTCGAAGTAACGGCGATTGGCGTGATTACTCTCTTTCTGACGTTAGTACTGGCAGGAACGGTAGCGGCCAGCCCGGGAACGACGTACTATGTTGATGATGGCACGGGGGACGATACCCGCAATGCTGTGGCGGCGCAGAATCCAGCCACTCCCTGGAAGACCATAACGCACGCGGTGGCTACCGTCCCTGCGGGCGCCAGCCTCGCGGACCCCAATATCATCAATGTGTCTGCGGGACTCTATGACAACACGACTAACGGCGAGACCTTTCCCATCACTTTTAATAACGACAGCATCAGCCTCATCGGCGCAGGTGCGGCGACCACCATTATCGACGGCGGAGGCGCAACTGAGATACTGGACATCAACGCAAGCAACATAACCATCGAGGGCTTTACGATTACCAACGGCACCAATGGAATCTTTTCCGATGACTTCGTTGGCTTCACTATTTTAGACAACACCTTCACCAATCTGAGCGACGGGGTTCACTTTGGTATTGACAAGGGCTTTGGAGACTCTGCAAACGACAATTACACGATTGACGACATATGCATCAGGGGCAATACCTTTAACATCAGCGACAACGGGTTTTATTTTAGTGTTAGACTGGATTACGACGCCACCGTAACTGGCTACACCGTCACCATCGGCGACTTTGATATCCTGGATAACGTCTTCAATATGGTAACGACCGATGGCGTTGATATAGAAGACATCTGGGTGACGGATCTCACTGGCGGAAGCATCTCAATGGGCGACGTGAATATCTCCGGGAACAAGTTCTACGGTGGCGAAAAGGGCATTGACTTTTATGGTGGTTTCTTCACCCTTACCAATACCACCGTGACCGCTGGCGACGTCGTCGTGAATGACAACACCTTCGAGAACCAGACGAGCTATGCTATGTATATTGACTACTACGGAGCCACGGAGTGGTATGGCACGACCACGGGAACCTGTGGCGACCTGGTGATCAACGGTAACACGATAACGTCCGTGACCACTGATGCCATTTACATTGACGCCTACGCCTACTTTGAAACTTTCGAAGATGAAGCTTCGTTAACCGTAGGTAATCTTTATGTCGAGGGTAACGAGATAAACGTCAGCGGCTATGGCCTATATGTTTACTACCTGGCGGAGTACCTATACAACAACGCGTCGATAGCCCTGGGCGACGTCTTTATTAACAACAACACGATCGTTTCGAGGGAGGGCTATGGTATCGAGTTAGAGTATAATGATTTCGGTGATGACATGGATGGCAATTCTGAGGTGACGACCGACGAGGTGCACATTGAAGAGAACGCAATCAATGCCTATTTCGACGCAATCTACGTTTACTACAACCATGTTGCCTACGAGATGGAGGAGAACGCGAATCTCAGCATGGGCGACATTTATGTCCGGGATAACAACAACATATCGGGCGACGATGACGGCGTATATCTTTATTACTACGATTCAGGGGTCGGCTACGATATGCACGGCAACGCCTCTGCGGAGCTGCCCAGTTACGTAATCACGGGCAATACCTTCAACGTCAGCCTAAACGGGATTTACCTCTACAACTATGGAAATCCCCATGGCGCTTATGACGACACCTTAATCGACTTTGGCGGCTTCTTCATCGATGACAACACCTTCGAGTGCGGCGGCGACGGCATATACCTCTTCTACGAGGTCGTATGCCATGAAAACTACGACAGTAGCGCAACCATAATCGGCGATATCACCGTAACCGGAAACACTTTTGATGTAGACGGTGATGGGATATATCTCTATGTCTATGAGACTCCTTACTCTATGGATAACAACGCCACCTTCTATTTCGGGGAACTCTTCATCGATGACAACACCTTCAGTTGCGAATATGGCATATACCTCGAATACTATGAAACACCCTATGAGATCGACTTGGGTGACTCTTACTACAGCAATGTCATCATCACCTTCGACGATGTTATCATAACCAATAACCGATTCTATGACGTAGACTATTATGCCATCCGTATCTACTATGACGAGATTGGCTATGACCTCATTTACAATTCCACGCTGGAGTTCGGAGACCTGCTCATTGCCGATAACGTGATAGATAACCTCACCGACGGCGATGGTATTGATGTTGCCGATAACGTCTACAGTTATGACGAGAGCAGGTTAACGATGGGTATGCTGGACATCCTCAGGAATGAGATCAGTAATGTATCCGAAGACGGGGTCAAAATCTATTATTACTTCGACGCCTCTGGCAACTCCACGCAGACCATCGGCCGGGCACTGATACAGGGGAACACGATCGATGCATGCGGCTGGGCGGGCGTCTATCTCTACATGGATCTCTACAACGCTAGCGGTGCGACGGTGAATCTGGGCGATCCCCTGATCGAGGAGAACACTATAAGCGACTGCGGCGACGGGGTTGACTTCGAGGACGTTGAAAATGCCACGATCAGGAGGAACATGATCGTGAACAACACCGGCTCGGCTGATTCTGGCGTGGATCTTAACTCAGGATCCGCGGATAACGAGATCTACGAAAACTGCTTCATTGGCAACACGCCCTATCAGGCGGTGGATAACGGGACAAACAACATCTTTACGAGCAACTTCTGGAATGATTGGGATGGATCAGGCGCTTACGAGATCTATGGTACCGCAAATAATTCAGACGCGAATCCACTGGACGAGTGTCGGCGGGGAGAAGGGCCATCAGCGCCAGCACAACTGCCTGCGCTAACGCCCGTGGGACTGATAACGCTGGTCGGCGTGCTTTCGGCAATCGTGGTACTGAACATCGTAAGAAGGCGAACGAGGGAGGAGTGA
- a CDS encoding 4Fe-4S binding protein: MIDIDRYKCGYCGACVSVCPTDAIELVGTWIKIDEELCNNCKACVNICPVGALELR; encoded by the coding sequence ATGATAGATATAGATCGATACAAATGCGGATACTGTGGTGCGTGCGTTTCCGTCTGCCCCACCGATGCGATCGAGCTGGTAGGGACGTGGATAAAGATAGATGAGGAGTTATGCAACAACTGTAAAGCGTGTGTGAACATCTGCCCCGTAGGCGCGTTGGAGCTGCGTTGA
- a CDS encoding translation initiation factor — protein MEICDKCGLPTDLCICKEIAKEQQLVKVYTLRKKFGKIVTFVEGIDEKEVDLKALSKELKSKFACGGTVKDGCIRLQGNNKESVKKTLREMGYTLEGEE, from the coding sequence ATGGAAATCTGCGATAAATGTGGATTGCCAACTGATTTATGCATTTGCAAGGAAATAGCGAAAGAACAGCAATTAGTGAAGGTATACACGCTCAGAAAGAAGTTCGGAAAGATTGTCACGTTTGTCGAAGGGATAGACGAGAAGGAAGTGGATTTAAAAGCGCTGTCAAAAGAGTTGAAGTCGAAATTCGCGTGTGGCGGCACGGTAAAAGACGGCTGCATACGATTGCAGGGCAATAACAAGGAATCGGTGAAGAAGACGCTTCGGGAGATGGGCTACACGTTAGAGGGCGAAGAATGA